A section of the Ensifer adhaerens genome encodes:
- a CDS encoding transporter substrate-binding domain-containing protein produces MFKTALPLSRSNVPGVFAAALLATTLFATTALAITPEELKAKGTATIGVQMDQFPWGFIDQNGQNEGFDIEIAKLIARELGVEVKFERITGQNRIPLLVNGNVDFLVPSMTITEERAKVIQYVIPYSSNDITVWAKKDAAIKGNDDLGKYVIGVNRGSVFEPILVKAAPPTTEIKRFDDDATTVQALLSGQVDAILGSVTYGLVIKETGHEGEFERKYKVADNFQGMAVRKGDQEMLTFLTDFVTTHTADGTLDALYKKWIGVDRAKLPTTLPGVDFTGKQ; encoded by the coding sequence ATGTTCAAGACAGCATTGCCCCTTTCGCGTTCGAACGTTCCCGGCGTATTTGCCGCCGCGCTTTTGGCCACGACCTTGTTCGCGACGACGGCGCTGGCCATAACGCCCGAGGAACTGAAGGCCAAGGGCACGGCGACCATCGGCGTTCAGATGGACCAGTTCCCCTGGGGTTTCATCGATCAGAATGGCCAGAACGAGGGCTTCGACATCGAAATCGCCAAGCTGATCGCCAGGGAACTTGGCGTGGAGGTCAAATTCGAGCGCATCACCGGACAGAATCGCATTCCGCTGCTGGTCAACGGCAATGTCGACTTCCTCGTGCCATCAATGACGATCACCGAGGAGCGCGCCAAGGTGATCCAGTACGTCATCCCCTATTCGTCGAACGATATCACTGTCTGGGCAAAGAAGGATGCGGCGATCAAGGGTAACGACGACCTCGGCAAATACGTTATCGGTGTGAACCGCGGTAGCGTGTTCGAGCCGATCCTCGTCAAGGCAGCACCGCCGACGACCGAGATCAAGCGCTTCGACGACGACGCGACGACCGTGCAGGCCCTCCTGTCCGGTCAGGTCGACGCCATCCTTGGCAGCGTGACCTATGGTCTCGTCATCAAGGAGACGGGCCACGAAGGCGAATTCGAACGCAAGTACAAGGTGGCCGATAACTTTCAGGGCATGGCTGTCCGCAAGGGCGACCAGGAAATGCTCACCTTCCTCACCGATTTTGTGACCACTCACACCGCTGACGGCACGCTCGACGCACTTTACAAGAAATGGATCGGCGTCGATCGCGCGAAACTTCCGACAACGCTGCCGGGCGTAGACTTCACCGGCAAGCAATAA
- a CDS encoding hydantoinase/oxoprolinase family protein — protein MAKDGKQIRVGVDIGGTFTDVAMEVGTTLHSIKVLTDYSYPENAIVRGIRQVAEVAGVELSEIDTVIHGTTLATNALIERRGARTAFITTKGFRDVIEMRTESRFEQYDLDIVLPAPLVPRDERFVVDERIGADGGVLKPLDLGEVDALCDRTIAAGYESVAIGFIHSYLNGAHEKVVRDRLLARKADLSVSISCEVSPQMREFQRFNTVCANAFVKPLMASYLNRLVGRLSEAGMRSPVFMIHSGGGIISVESAIEFPVRLLESGPAGGAIFAAHIASSYGLDQVLSYDMGGTTAKICLIENQTPKTSKTFEVARTWRFKKGSGMPISIPVIEMVEIGAGGGSIATVDSMRQIRVGPHSAGSEPGPACYGRGGKSPTVTDADLILGRLDADEFAGGAMKLDATASDRAMHADIASKLDTDIATAAYGLSEVVDENMSNAARMHAVENGKELSEFTMIAFGGAAPIHAARLCEKLGIADLLIPPGAGVGSAIGFLRAPFGFESVRSAYSRLSRFDAAAINRTISELVAEATSFVRSGAPDADPNLECTAYMRYVGQGWEVPITIDVRDYAGCDGDLFRTLFDAQYEHFFGRVIDGLDVEIVSWSLRATSKVTPPARISKVGKAGNATVRGTREIFDVQEGRFQQASVVSRGDMKPGDLVTGPAVITERETSTIITASREVIMQADGCLLVRVKQSA, from the coding sequence ATGGCGAAAGATGGCAAGCAGATCAGGGTCGGTGTCGACATCGGCGGCACCTTCACCGACGTTGCGATGGAGGTAGGCACCACGCTCCATTCGATCAAAGTGCTGACCGACTATTCCTACCCCGAAAACGCGATCGTCAGGGGCATCCGGCAGGTCGCCGAGGTGGCAGGCGTCGAGCTGTCAGAGATTGACACCGTCATCCATGGCACGACGCTTGCGACGAATGCGCTGATCGAGCGGCGCGGCGCGCGCACTGCCTTCATCACCACCAAGGGCTTTCGCGATGTCATCGAAATGCGGACCGAAAGCCGTTTCGAGCAGTATGATCTCGACATCGTGCTGCCTGCGCCGCTTGTGCCCCGCGATGAACGCTTCGTCGTCGACGAGCGGATTGGCGCCGATGGTGGTGTCCTGAAGCCGCTCGATCTTGGCGAAGTCGACGCTCTCTGCGACCGTACTATCGCCGCAGGCTATGAAAGCGTCGCGATCGGCTTCATCCATTCTTACCTCAACGGCGCGCATGAAAAGGTGGTGCGCGACCGATTGCTTGCCAGGAAGGCGGACCTATCCGTTTCGATTTCCTGCGAGGTCTCACCGCAGATGCGCGAGTTCCAGCGCTTCAACACGGTCTGCGCCAACGCGTTCGTCAAGCCGCTGATGGCATCCTATCTCAATCGTCTCGTCGGCAGGCTTTCGGAAGCGGGCATGCGCAGCCCGGTCTTCATGATCCATTCGGGCGGGGGCATCATAAGCGTCGAGAGCGCTATCGAGTTTCCGGTTCGGCTCCTTGAATCCGGCCCGGCGGGTGGCGCGATCTTCGCCGCGCATATTGCCAGCAGTTACGGGCTAGACCAGGTCCTTTCCTATGACATGGGCGGCACGACCGCAAAAATCTGCCTGATAGAAAACCAGACGCCGAAGACCTCGAAGACCTTCGAAGTGGCCCGCACCTGGCGTTTCAAGAAGGGCAGCGGCATGCCGATCTCCATTCCGGTTATCGAGATGGTAGAAATCGGCGCCGGCGGCGGGTCGATCGCCACCGTCGACAGCATGCGTCAGATCCGTGTTGGGCCGCATAGTGCCGGTTCCGAACCGGGCCCGGCCTGCTATGGCCGTGGCGGTAAGAGCCCGACGGTTACTGACGCCGACCTGATCCTCGGCCGCCTCGATGCCGACGAGTTTGCCGGCGGGGCGATGAAGCTTGATGCAACGGCCTCCGATCGGGCGATGCATGCCGACATCGCCTCGAAACTCGACACCGACATTGCGACTGCAGCCTATGGCCTCAGCGAGGTCGTGGACGAAAACATGAGCAATGCCGCCCGCATGCATGCCGTTGAAAACGGCAAGGAGCTTTCAGAGTTCACAATGATCGCCTTCGGCGGCGCAGCACCCATCCACGCTGCCCGCCTTTGCGAGAAGCTCGGCATTGCGGATCTGCTGATCCCACCGGGAGCAGGCGTCGGTTCGGCCATCGGCTTCCTGCGCGCACCCTTCGGCTTCGAGTCGGTTCGTAGTGCCTACAGCCGCCTTAGCCGTTTCGACGCAGCAGCGATCAACCGGACGATTTCGGAGCTTGTGGCGGAAGCGACGTCCTTCGTGCGTTCCGGCGCACCGGATGCCGACCCTAATCTCGAGTGCACCGCGTACATGCGCTATGTCGGGCAGGGCTGGGAGGTTCCGATCACGATCGACGTGCGTGACTACGCCGGTTGCGATGGTGACCTGTTCCGCACGCTCTTCGACGCGCAGTACGAGCACTTCTTCGGCCGTGTCATCGACGGTCTCGATGTGGAGATCGTCAGCTGGTCGCTGCGAGCGACATCTAAAGTCACTCCGCCGGCCAGGATCAGCAAGGTCGGGAAAGCCGGCAACGCCACGGTGCGCGGCACCCGCGAGATCTTCGACGTCCAGGAAGGCCGCTTCCAGCAGGCCTCGGTCGTCTCGCGCGGCGACATGAAGCCCGGCGACTTGGTGACGGGGCCCGCCGTCATCACCGAGCGCGAGACATCGACCATCATCACCGCGAGCCGCGAAGTCATCATGCAGGCCGATGGCTGCCTGCTCGTACGCGTCAAGCAGAGCGCTTGA
- a CDS encoding hydantoinase B/oxoprolinase family protein: MKTSALSDVHMQIMWNRLISVVEEQAVTLIRTAFSTSVRESGDLSAGVFNRGGKMIAQAVTGTPGHVNAMAEAVGHFIRDIGPENIFEGDVYITNDPWKGTGHLHDFTVVSPSFRNGALVGYFACTAHVVDVGGRGFGPDANEVYEEGIFVPIMKFAERGIVNKDLVNILRNNVRESHQVVGDVYSLAACNEIGHRRLMDMMDEFDLADLETLGEFIFKRSYDATVERIAALPKGSYFNVMRVDGYGSPIDIAVRLDVAEDHILADFDGTSPPSPKGINCPIIYSAAYACYGLKCSIAPEIPNNHASLLPFRVTAPENCILNAQHPAPVSVRHVLGHLVPDAVLGAVHKMLPGRVPAEGAGALWNLHVSVRPLQGEEAPTDGGQRAEVLLFNSGGAGARSTLDGLSATAFPSGVHSMSIEATEHVGPVIFWRKELRDGSGGAGQFRGGLGQVVEISPTQGHEMHFNAMFDRIDHPPRGREGGESGAAGAVLLDDGTRLASKGRQHVPGGRRLILQLPGGGGYGPVEKRDPAALKRDDDFDYVVRG; this comes from the coding sequence ATGAAAACCAGCGCACTTTCCGATGTCCACATGCAGATCATGTGGAACCGGCTTATTTCCGTGGTCGAGGAGCAGGCGGTCACGCTCATCCGTACCGCATTCTCGACCAGTGTACGGGAGTCGGGAGACCTTTCCGCAGGTGTCTTCAACCGCGGCGGCAAGATGATCGCCCAGGCCGTAACCGGCACGCCCGGCCACGTCAATGCCATGGCCGAAGCGGTGGGCCATTTCATCCGAGATATCGGGCCTGAGAATATCTTTGAAGGCGATGTCTACATCACCAATGACCCGTGGAAGGGAACCGGCCACCTGCACGACTTTACCGTCGTCTCGCCGAGTTTCCGCAACGGTGCCCTGGTCGGCTATTTCGCCTGCACCGCGCATGTGGTCGATGTCGGCGGTCGCGGCTTCGGCCCGGATGCCAACGAAGTCTACGAGGAAGGCATCTTCGTTCCGATCATGAAGTTCGCCGAGCGCGGTATCGTCAACAAGGATCTCGTCAACATCCTTCGCAACAATGTGCGCGAGAGCCACCAGGTCGTCGGTGACGTCTATTCACTCGCTGCGTGCAACGAGATCGGTCATCGCCGACTGATGGACATGATGGATGAGTTCGATCTGGCGGATCTCGAAACGCTGGGCGAGTTCATCTTCAAGCGGAGTTACGATGCAACGGTCGAGCGCATCGCGGCGCTGCCGAAAGGCTCCTATTTCAACGTCATGCGTGTCGATGGCTATGGTTCCCCAATCGATATCGCCGTTCGCCTCGACGTCGCCGAGGACCATATCCTCGCGGATTTCGACGGCACTTCGCCGCCCAGCCCCAAAGGCATCAATTGCCCGATCATCTATTCTGCCGCCTATGCCTGCTACGGACTGAAGTGCTCGATCGCACCGGAAATCCCCAACAATCACGCATCCCTGCTGCCATTCCGCGTCACGGCGCCGGAGAACTGCATTCTGAACGCGCAGCATCCGGCGCCGGTCTCGGTTCGCCACGTTCTCGGCCATCTCGTTCCCGATGCCGTGCTCGGCGCCGTGCACAAGATGCTGCCGGGTCGCGTTCCTGCGGAAGGGGCCGGTGCATTGTGGAACCTGCACGTCAGCGTTCGTCCGTTGCAGGGCGAGGAAGCACCTACGGACGGCGGCCAGCGCGCCGAAGTGCTGCTGTTCAACAGCGGCGGCGCCGGTGCACGCTCCACGCTCGACGGGTTGAGCGCCACGGCGTTTCCGAGCGGAGTGCACTCCATGTCGATCGAGGCGACTGAACATGTCGGCCCGGTTATCTTCTGGCGCAAGGAGTTGCGCGACGGCTCCGGGGGTGCCGGTCAGTTCCGCGGCGGTCTTGGCCAGGTGGTGGAGATTTCTCCGACACAAGGTCACGAGATGCACTTCAACGCCATGTTCGACCGTATCGATCACCCCCCGCGCGGCCGTGAAGGCGGTGAAAGCGGCGCGGCAGGTGCGGTCCTTCTCGACGACGGCACGCGCCTTGCGTCCAAGGGGCGCCAGCACGTGCCGGGCGGGCGCCGTCTCATTCTCCAACTACCGGGCGGTGGTGGTTATGGCCCGGTCGAAAAGCGCGATCCCGCTGCGCTCAAGCGCGACGACGACTTCGACTACGTCGTGAGAGGTTGA
- a CDS encoding pyridoxal phosphate-dependent aminotransferase codes for MHFENRRSAGIKSSPSMAIAMAAKRLAAEGRDIIDLSLGEPDFEPPAHVCEAAAEAIRKGGIRYGAPAGMESLRAAIVAKFKRENRLTYTPDEVMVANGAKQILFDAFLATLEQGDEVIIPTPCWVSYGDIVSLHGGAPRYVHCGPDAGFKISPETLEAAITPKTRWLLLNSPSNPTGAIYSAEEYRQLATVLARHPRILVVSDEIYEHVLLGDTPFVSFGEACPDLRERTLIVNGVSKAYAMTGWRVGYAAGPKPLISALNKMQSQSVSCVSPVAQAAALAALTGDQAFVAEGARIFAHRARIVSERLAEIDGLEFTAPDGAFYAFVGIGRLLGRRTASGQVMADDTGFSAHLLEAFGLSSVPGAAFGAPGFIRLSIAASDRELEAAIDRLAAMVRSLSA; via the coding sequence ATGCATTTTGAGAACAGGCGCTCAGCCGGTATCAAATCCTCCCCCAGCATGGCGATCGCCATGGCAGCGAAAAGGCTGGCTGCCGAAGGGCGCGACATCATTGATCTGTCGCTTGGCGAACCTGATTTCGAACCGCCGGCCCACGTCTGCGAAGCGGCCGCCGAAGCTATCCGCAAGGGCGGAATCCGCTACGGCGCACCGGCGGGCATGGAAAGCCTGCGCGCGGCGATCGTCGCAAAATTCAAGCGCGAGAACCGGCTAACCTATACGCCCGACGAGGTCATGGTCGCCAACGGCGCCAAGCAGATCCTCTTCGACGCCTTTCTTGCGACCCTCGAACAGGGGGACGAGGTAATCATCCCGACGCCTTGCTGGGTGTCCTATGGCGACATCGTTTCGCTGCATGGCGGCGCCCCGCGATATGTTCATTGCGGCCCTGACGCCGGCTTTAAGATTTCACCAGAAACTCTTGAAGCGGCAATCACGCCGAAGACCCGCTGGCTCCTGCTGAACTCGCCGTCCAACCCGACGGGCGCGATCTATTCGGCCGAGGAATACCGGCAACTGGCAACCGTCCTCGCCCGCCATCCGCGTATTCTCGTCGTCTCTGATGAGATCTACGAGCACGTGCTTCTTGGTGACACGCCTTTCGTTTCCTTTGGTGAGGCATGCCCCGATCTTCGCGAACGCACGTTGATCGTCAACGGTGTTTCCAAGGCCTATGCAATGACAGGCTGGCGCGTCGGCTATGCCGCGGGTCCGAAGCCGCTGATTTCTGCGCTCAACAAGATGCAGTCCCAAAGCGTGTCCTGCGTGTCGCCGGTCGCACAGGCTGCCGCGCTAGCTGCGCTGACCGGAGACCAGGCCTTTGTCGCCGAGGGCGCGCGGATTTTCGCTCATCGCGCAAGGATCGTTTCCGAACGGCTCGCGGAAATCGACGGGTTGGAATTTACCGCGCCGGACGGGGCTTTCTATGCCTTTGTCGGGATCGGCCGCCTTCTCGGGCGCAGGACCGCGTCGGGGCAGGTGATGGCAGACGATACTGGCTTCTCAGCCCATCTGCTGGAAGCGTTCGGGCTCTCCAGCGTCCCGGGTGCAGCTTTTGGTGCGCCTGGCTTCATACGCCTGTCGATCGCCGCATCGGACCGCGAACTCGAAGCGGCCATCGACCGGCTGGCGGCCATGGTCCGTTCGCTTTCTGCCTGA